GGCTTCCCCGGCTGCAAGCCCTACGCCCAAGCCATCGCCAACGGCGAAGCCGAGATCAACCAGTGCCCGCCGGGCGGCGAGGAGGGCATCCGCAAGCTCGCCGACCTGCTCGGCCGCGAGTTCAAGCCGCTGTCCGAAGAACACGGCGTCGAGAAGCCGAAGTCGGTGGCGGTTATCGACGAGCAGACCTGCATCGGCTGCACGCTGTGCATCCAGGCCTGCCCGGTCGACGCGATCGTCGGCGCCGCCAAGCAGATGCACACCGTGGTGTCGCCGCTGTGCACGGGTTGCGAGCTGTGCGTGGCGCCCTGCCCGGTCGACTGCATCAGCATGGTCGCGGTCCCCGAGACGGTGCAGACCTGGAAATGGAAATACCCGGTGGTCGAAATCAGGAAGGCAGCATGATCGGGCGTCTGTTCAGATTCCACGGCGGCATCAAGCCCGACGCCCACAAGAACGAATCGGCCGGCCCCGCCATCCAGCGCGCACCGCTGCCGCGCCGCCTGGTCGTACCCCTGCGCCAGAGCCCGCGCGCCACCGCGAGCTGCCTGGTCGAGGTCGGCCAGGAGGTGCTCAAGGGCGAGCGCATCGGCGAACCCGAGGGCTTCCTCGGCACCGCCGTGCATGCGCCCACCTCGGGCACGGTGGTCGACATCGCCCGCCATCCGATGGCCCACCCCTCCGGGCTCGACACCGAATGCGTGGTCATCGAGCCGGACGGCGAGGAGCGCTGGATCGAGCACGCGCCCTTCGACTACCACACCGCCAGCCGCGAGCAGGCCCTGGCCTGGCTGCGCGACTGCGGCATCGTCGGCCTCGGCGGCGCCACCTTCCCCAGCCACGTCAAGCTCGGCAAGGGCGCCGGCATCGAGACCCTGATCCTCAACGGCGCCGAGTGCGAGCCCTGGATCACCTGCGACGACCGCCTGATGCGCGAGCGCGCGGCCGACATCCTGGCGGGCGCGACCATCCTGCGCGAGCTGATCGGCGCGCGCGAGCTGGTGGTCGGCATCGAGGACAACAAGCCGGAGGCGATCGCGGCGATGAAGGAAGCGGCCGCGGCCTCGCCCCACGGCGTCAAGGTGGTCGCGGTGCCGGCGCTCTACCCCGCCGGCGGCGAGAAGCAGCTCATCCGCGTGCTCACCGGCATCGAGATCCCCTACGGCAAGCTCGGCGGCGACTACGGCGTGCAGTGCTTCAACGTCGGCACCGCGCACGCGGTGTATCGCGCCATCGCCCACGGCGAGCCGCTGATCAGCCGCATCGTCACCCTCACCGGCAACGTCGACAACGCCGGCAACTGGGAGGTGCTGATCGGTACCCCGGTGCAGGACCTGCTGCCGCTCGCGCGTCCGCGCCCCGACACCGACCGCACATTGCTCGGCGGGCCGATGATGGGCTTCGCGCTGCCACGGCTCGACGTGCCCATCGTCAAGGGCAGCAACTGCCTGATTTCCGCGTCGCCCAGGCTGTTCCCGCCCGCCCCCCCGGAGCAACCCTGCATCCGCTGCACCGAGTGCGCCAAGGCCTGTCCGGCGGAGCTCCAGCCCTTCGAGCTGTACTGGTTCGGCCGCTCCAGGAACTTCGGCAAGGCGCAGGAATACCACCTCTTCGACTGCATCGAATGCGGCTGCTGCAGCTACGTCTGCCCGGCGCACATCCCGCTGGTCGACTACTTCCGCTTCGCCAAGAGCGAGATCTGGGCGCGCGAGCGCGAAAAGGCCGCGGCCGACCAGGCCCGCGACCGCTTCGAGTTCCGCAACTTCCGCCAGGAGCGCGAAAAGGCCGAGAAGGCCGCCAAGCTCGCCGCCAAGGCCGCCGAGACGCGCGCCAAGCTGGCCGAGGGCGTCGCCGAGGCCCCCGCCGCCGAAGCCGCCGCCGCCGAGGACCCGAAGAAGGCCCTGATCGCCGCCGCGCTGGCGCGGGCCAAGGCGCAGAAGGCCGAGGTCCGGCCGCAGAACACCGACAACCTGAGCCCGGAAACGCAGGCCGAGATCGCCGGCATCGAGGCGCGGCGCAAGGCGCTGGAAGCCGCCGCGCCGCCCGCCGCCACAGCGACCACCCCGAATGCGGACGCCCCCGCGGCCGCGAGCGACACCGCAGCCACCGCTCCCGGCGCCGAGCCCCGTTCCTGAGTCCGCCATGATCCATTCCCCCTACGTCCGCAAGGCGGTCAGCGTGCAGCGCACCATGGGCCTGGTGCTGATCGCGCTGCTGCCCGGCATCGCCGCCTACGTGTGGCAGGCCGGCCCCGCCATCCTGGTCAACCTGGCGCTCGCCACCGTGGCCGCGGTCCTCGCCGAGGCCCTGGTGATGTCGCTGCGCAAGCGTCCGATCGGCCTCGCAGTCGCCGACCTGTCGGCGGTGCTCACCGCCTGGCTGGTGGCGCTCAGCCTGCCGGCGATCGCGCCGTGGTGGCTGACCACCTGTGCGGTGCTGGTCGCCATCCTCGCGGTCAAGCACCTCTACGGCGGCCTCGGGCAGAACCCCTTCAACCCGGCGATGGTGGCCTACTGCACGATGATCGTCGCCTTCCCGGCGCTCATGTCGCAGTGGCCCGCGCTCGACGGCCTCGGCTTCGCCGACCAGCTTGCGCTGATCCTGGGCGGCACTCGCGAGCTCGACGCCATCACCGCCGCCACCGCGCTCGACAGCCTGCGCACCGGCCTGCGTGCGGCCGGCGCGACGGTCGAGGCGGTCAGCCAGGGCCCGGCCTTCGGCATGCTCGGCAGCCGCGGCTGGGAATGGGTCGCCGCAGGGTATGCGCTGGGCGGCCTGTTCCTGCTCGCCAGGGGCATCATCACCTGGCACATGCCGGTCGCCTTCATCGCTGCGCTCGGCGGCCTGGCCGGCGTGTTCTGGCTGATCGATCCGGCGCACTACGGCTCGCCCCTGTTCCATCTCGCCAGCGGCGGCGCGATGCTCGCCGCCTTCTTCATCGTCACCGACCCGGTTTCCGGCGCCACCACCCCTCGCGGCAAGCTGCTGTTCGCCGCCGGCGTCGGCCTCATCGTGTGGCTGATCCGCAACTTCGGCGCCTACCCCGACGGCATCGCCTTCGGCGTGCTGCTGATGAACATCTGCGTGCCCCTGCTCGACATGAAGACCCAGCCGCGCGTGTTCGGCCATCGCGAAGCGGCGGGAGGCGACAAGTGAGCGCACGCTACTCCGCCACCCGCACCTCGCTCCGCACCGGCGCCATCATGGTGGTGTTCACGCTCGTGTTCACCGCGCTGATGGCCTCCACCTACGGCCTCACCCGCCCGGCGATCGAGGCCTCGAAGCAGGAATCGCAGCAGCGCCTGGTCGACGAGGTGCTGCCGCCCGCCAGCTACGACAACGCCCTGCTCGACGACAGGGTCCGCGTCGACGCACCGGCCACGCTCGGCATGGACGGAGGCGCCCGTGTCTGGCGTGCGCGCAAGGGCAACGAGCCGGTGGCGCTGGTCATCGAGGGCGCGGCCACCGACGGCTACGCCGGCCGCATCGAACTGGTGGTGGCGATCGGCAAGGACGGCCGCCTGTCCGGCGTGCGCGTGACCGCGCACAAGGAAACCCCCGGCCTGGGCGACTACATCGACCCGAAGAAGGACCGCCGCAAGGACCAGCCCTGGATCGGCCAGTTCGCCGGTGCGACCTGGCGCGACGTGAACACCGCCGGGTGGACCGTGCGCAAGGACGGCGGCAGCTTCGACTATCGCGCCGGCGCCACCATCAGCGCCCGTGCGGTGACGCGCGCCGTCGGCCGCATCACCGCCTTCGCTGCGGGCCGCCTCGACACGCTGTTCGCAGCACCGGCCGGCAGCGTGCTGGGAGAAGAATCATGAGCCCTCAACAATTTCGCGAGATCGCCTGGAACGGCCTGTGGAAGCAGAACACCGGCCTCGGCCAGCTGCTCGGCCTGTGCCCGATCCTCGCCATCAGTACCAGCACGGTGAACGCCGTCAGCCTCGGCCTGGCCACCATCCTGGTGATGGCGATGTCCAACCTGGCCGTATCCTCGCTGCGCAACTTCATCCCCTACGAGATCCGCATCCCGGTCTTCATCCTGATCATCGCCGCGCTGACGACGGTGGTGGATCTGTCTTTCAACGCCTTCTTCCACGACCTCTACCTGGTGCTCGGCATCTTCATCCCGCTGATCGTCACCAACTGCATCGTCCTCGCCCGCGTGGAGGCCTTCGCCGCGAAGAACCATCCGCTGACCTCGACCATCGACGCGGCGATGATGGGCCTGGGGCTGGTGTGGGTGCTCGGCCTGCTCGGCGCGATGCGCGAGCTGATCGGCGCGGGCACGCTGTTCGCCGGCATCGAGATGATCATCCCCGGTGCGTCGGCGATCAACGTGTTCGGTGACGACTACCCCGGCTTCCTGGTCGCCATCCTGCCGCCGGGCGCATTCTTCGCGCTCGGCATGCTGATCGCCGCGTTCAACGCCATCAACGCCCGCCTCGCCGCGCGCGCGCGCCGCCAGCCGCCACCGGCGCCCAAGGCACCGCAGGCAGCCGAGGGACAGGGCGGCACCGAACCGGTCGCAGCGGGCTGAAGGCAGCGATGGCAGCGATGAAGCGCGAGGCGATCCGCGAGTTCTTCCGCCGCCTGCACGAAGCCGACCCCAACCCGCAGACCGAGCTCGAATACGCCTCGCCCTACCAGTTGCTGGTGGCGGTGGTGCTGTCCGCGCAGGCCACCGACCGCAGCGTCAACCTCGCCACCCGCAAGCTCTTCGCCGACGCGCCCACGCCCGAGGCCATGGTCTCGCTCGGCGAGGAAGGCATCGCCGAGCACATCAAGACCATCGGCCTGTTCCGCAACAAGGCGAAGAACACGCTCGCGCTTTCGCGCCTGCTGCTGGAGCGCCACGGCGGCGAGGTGCCGGCCGAGCGCGAGGCGCTGGAGGCACTCCCGGGCGTCGGCCGCAAGACCGCCAACGTGGTGCTGAACACGGTGTTCCGCCTGCCGGTGATGGCCGTCGACACCCACATCTTCCGCCTCGCCAACCGCACCGGACTGGCGCCGGGGAAGGACGTGGTCGAGGTCGAGAAGGCGCTGATGCGGCGTGTGCCCAAGGACTACCTGCTCGATGCCCACCACTGGTTGATCCTGCACGGCCGCTACGTGTGCACCGCGCGCCGTCCGAAGTGCGGCGGGTGCGGCGTGCGCGACCTGTGCCTGTTCCGCGACAAGACGGACTGAACCCGGCGCACCGTGGGTCCCGCTCCCCCCACCGCGCGCCCAAACGAGAGGAACCCTGCAATGTTCAACCCCAGCCGCGACCAGGTGCGCAGCTTCTTCATCGAGACCTGGCGCAAGTACCTGGCCAAGGAAGTGCTGACGCCGATGGAGACGATCGCCGCCGACATCATCGCCCTGCACCCGGAGTACCACGCCTTGGTCGAGGACCCGGACGCGATCGACCGCGACTTCCCGCCCGAGGCCGGCCAGGCCAATCCCTTCCTGCACCTGTCGCTGCACCTGGCGATCGAGGAGCAGCTCTCGATCGACCAGCCGCCGGGCATCCGCGCCGCCTTCGAGGCGGCCTGCGCGTACCGCGGCGACCGCCACGATGCGATGCACGACGCGCTCGAATGTCTCGGCGAAACGCTGTTCAGCGCCCAGCGCAACGGTGCCCCGCCCGACGGCGGCGCCTATGTCGCCGCCCTGCGCAGGCGCGCCGGCCTGGCGCTGTGATCGCCCCGCGGCTCGTCGGCTCCATGACGAGCCGCTAGAATGGACGCTTTCGGACAAATGGTCCGGCACCCTGCCGCACCGTCCGCACCGCGCCCGCCTCGTGCCGGCGCCCGCTTCTCTCAGGAGGTTCGCATGCCCGGTCTGCTGCCCAACGTCGATCCCGACGGTCTGCTCGAGTACTCCGTGGTCTATACCGACCGCTCGCTCAACCACATGTCGCAAGCCTTCCAGGGCGTCATGCGCGAACTGTCGGCGACGCTGAAGAAGGTCTATCACGCCCACGCGGTCGCCATCGTCCCCGGCAGCGGGACCTTCGGCATGGAGGCGGTCGCGCGCCAGTTCGCCACCGGCCGGAAGACGCTGGTGATCCGCAACGGCTGGTTCAGCTACCGGTGGACGCAGATCTTCGAGATGGGGAACATCCCCGCCGAATCCGTGGTGCTCAAGGCCCGCCAGGTGCGCGACGAGGCGCAGGCGCCCTTCATCCCGGCGCCGATCGACGAGGTCGTGGCCGCAATCCGCGAGCACCGCCCCGACGTGGTGTTCGCCCCGCACGTCGAGACCTCGGCCGGCATGATCCTGCCCGACGACTACCTGCGCGCGGTGGCCGACGCCACCCATGAGGTCGGCGGCCTGTTCGTGCTCGACTGCATCGCCTCGGGCACGATCTGGGTGGACATGGACGCCACCGGCGTCGACGTGCTGGTGAGCGCGCCGCAGAAGGGCTGGAGCGCCTCGCCGTGCTGCGCGATGGTCATGATGAGCGCTGCCGCGCGCGCTCGCATCGACGGTACCACCAGCACCAGCTTCGCCTGCGACCTCAAGAAGTGGCTGCAGATCATGGAAGCCTACGAGGGCGGAGCCCACGCCTACCACGCCACCATGCCCACCGACGGCCTGGTCACGCTGCGTCAGGTGATGCGCGAGACCGAGGCCTACGGCTTCGACAAGGTCAAGGAAGAGCAGCTCGAGCTCGGCCGCCGCGTGCGCGCGCTGCTCGAGGCACGCGGCTTCCCCAGCGTGGCCGCGGCAGGCTTCCAGGCCCCGGGCGTGGTGGTCAGCTACACCACCGACGACGCCATCAAGACCGGTGCCAAGTTCGCCGCTGCCGGCCTGCAGGTGGCCGCCGGCGTGCCGCTCGCCTGCGACGAGCGCCCCGACTACAAGGCCTTCCGCATCGGCCTGTTCGGCCTGGACAAGCTGCACCAGGTCGAGCGCAGCGTCGCCACACTGGAAAAGGCGCTCGATCAGGTCGGCTGATCCGGCGCGACCCACCGGAAGCACGCGCGCCCGCAGCGGCACTGCACGCGCGTCAACCCGGGCGCATCGCCTCGCGAGCAAACGCCACCCTTGCGGTGGCGTTTGCTTGTCAGCGCGTCAGGGCAAATTGCGCGCGCAAGCGCTCGACAGTCTCGGGCTCAGCGCGCAGGCGGAACACCGCCCCCTCATCCTCCGCCCGCTCCTCCAGCACCTCGCAGTTGGCGTAGATCTCCTTGCGCAACTGCTGCGCCGACCACGGCAGCAACAGCTCCGCCTCGATCAGATCCTGCTGGAAGAACGCGACGATCGTCTGCCGCAGCTTCGCCACCTCGTCCGGCCGGCGCGCGCTCATGACGATGCAGCCGGGGTATTTGGCGCGCAGCGCGGCCTCGCATTCGGCCTGCGCCGCGGCGTCGCCGACGTGGTCGATCTTGTTGAAGACGCGGATGCGGGGCACCTCGTCGGCGCTGATTTCCCGCAGGACGGTGTCGGTGACTTCGAGCTGGCGTTCGAAACCGGGATCGCTGGCGTCGATGACGTGCAACAGCAGGCCAGCGTCCAGGGCTTCGTCGAGGGTGGACTTGAACGAGGCTACCAGCCCGTGCGGCAGGTTCTTGATGAAGCCGACGGTGTCGCTGACCAGCACGCGCGGCACACTCTCGGGGTAGAGCGTGCGCACGGTGGTGTCGAGCGTGGCGAAGAGCTTGTTGGCGACCAGCACCTCGCTGCCGGTGAGCGCGCGCATCAGCGTCGATTTGCCGGCATTGGTGTAGCCGACCAGCGCCACGCTGGCCGGTGCCTGGCGACCCTGGCGGCGCGCACGCTGGGTCTTGCGTTCGGCCTCCATGGCGACGATCTCCAGTTGCAGCTCGGCGATGCGGTCGCGGATCTTGCGGCGATCGAGCTCGGTGTGCGACTCGCCGGCACCGCGACCGCCCACGCCGCTGCGCTGCCGCCCCTGCGGCCCGGCGAGCTTGGCGGCCTCGCGCAGGCGCGGCGCCATGTAACCCAGGCGGGCGATCTCCACCTGCGCCTTGGCGGCGCGCGAGCGCGCGTTGCGGTGGAAGATCTCGAGGATGACCATGGTCCGGTCCATCACCTCGCAGCCGGTCTCCAGTTCGAGATTGCGCGCCTGCGAGGGCGAGATCTCATGGTCGACCAGCAGCGCCTCGATCGCGCCGGTGCGCGGCACGGTGTCGGTCGGCGCGGCCTCGAAGCCGGCCTGGGCGGCCACGAACTCGCGCACCTCCTGGCGCTTGCCGACCCCCAGATAGCCGTGGGTGTCGAAACCGGCGCGCTTCTGGGTGAAGGTGTGCACCACGCGGTAGCCGAGGGTCTTCGCCAGCTCGCGCAGCTCGGCGAGCGAGGCCTCGAACTCGGCGTCGCTGACGTTGGGGCGTTGCACCGAGGCGACGATGGCCTTGCGGGGTTCGTCGGCGAGGTCGTTTTGCATTCAGGGCGCTTCTATCGAGGGATGGGGGTGGGATGGTAACCCGCCGCGCCACTGCCCCGCGACGACTGCCCCGCAGACACGTCCCTCCCCCCGCCGCGGGTCAGTTCCCGCCGCCCGCGTCGAGGTCGGTGAGAATGGGGCAATCCGGGCGCGCGTCACCATGGCAATGCGCGGCGAGCGTGCGCAGCGTGTCCGCCATGCCCTGCAGTTCGGCGATCTTGCGCTCGAGCGCGGCGACATGCGCGAGCGCGATCCCCTTCACATCCGCGCTCGCCCGCCCCTGGTCGCGCCACAGCGCGAGCAGCTCGCCGATGTCCGCCAGCGAGAAGCCCAGGTCGCGCGCGCGACGGATGAAACGCAGCACGTGCACGTCCTCGTCGGTGTAGAAACGATAGCCCGCGTCGGTGCGCCGCGCCGCCGCCAGCAGGTCGATCGACTCGTAGTAGCGGATCATCTTCGCCGACACGCCCGAGGCGGCGGCGGCCTTGCCGATGTTCATCATGACTGCCGCCTCCTTCACGCCGCTGCCGGCAGCGCGTCCGCGCCGAAGCGGCGCAGGCGCAGCGCGTTGCCGAGCACGAACACGCTCGACATCGACATCGCCGCCGCGGCGAACACCGGCGACAGCAGCGCGCCGAAGGCCGGATAGAACACCCCCGCGGCGAGCGGGATCAGCGCGCTGTTATAGGCGAAGGCCCAGAACAGGTTCTGGCGGATGTTGCGCATCGTCGCCCGCGACAGCGCGATCGCGCGCGGCACGCCCAGCAGGTCGCCCGACATCAGCACCACGTCGGCGCTCTCGATCGCCACGTCGGTGCCGGTGCCGATCGCGATGCCGACGTCGGCCTCGGCCAGCGCCGGCGCATCGTTGATGCCGTCGCCGACGAAGGCGACGCGGCGCGTGCCGGCGGCGCCCTGCGCCAGCCGCTGCAGCGCCGCCACCTTGCCGTCCGGCAGCACCTCCGCGATCACCTCGTCGATGCCGGCCTGGCGCGCGATGGCGCGTGCGGTGCGTTCGTTGTCGCCGGTGATCATCGCCACCTTCAGGCCCATCGCGTGCAGCGCCTTCACCGCCGCCATCGAGGTCGGCTTGAGCGGATCGGCCACTGCGATGATCGCCGCCAGGCGACCGTCGATCGCGGTGTAGAGCGGCGACTTTCCCTCGTCGCCGAGGCGCACGGCGGTGTCGGCGAATTCGCCCACGTCCAGGCCGAGGCGGCGCATCAGGCGATCGGCGCCCACCTCGACGCGGCGGCCGGCCACCATCGCGCGCACGCCATGTCCGGCCTCGGCCTCGAAGCCCTCGGCCCCGGCCAGCGCCAGTCCCTCGGCGCGCGCAGCGGCGACGATGGCCTCGGCGATCGGATGCTCGGAACGACCCTCGACCGCGGCCACCAGCGCCAGCACCTCGGTGCGCTCGAAGCCTTTCGCCACCTGCAAATCGGTGAGTTCGGGGCGACCGACGGTCAGCGTGCCGGTCTTGTCCACCGCCACGACTTCCGCATCGCGCAGCAGCTGCAACGCGTCGCCCTTGCGGAACAGCACACCCATCTGCGCCGCACGACCGGTGGCGACCATGATCGAGGTCGGGGTCGCCAACCCCATCGCGCACGGGCAGGCGACGATCAGCACCGCCACCGCACACACCAGCGCGAAGCTCAGCGCCGGCACCTCCGCCGGCAGCGCATCGGCACCGAAGGCCAGCCAGGCGAGGAAGGTCAGCGCCGCCACCCCCATCACCACCGGCACGAACACCATGGTCACCTTGTCCACCAGGGCCTGGATCGGCAGCTTGGCACCCTGCGCCGCCTCCACCATGCGGATGATCTGCGCCAGCACGGTGTCGGCGCCGACGCGGGTGGCGCGAAAGGCGAACGCGCCGCGGGTGTTCAGCGTGCCGCCGACGACCGTCGCACCCACGCCCTTCTCCACCGGCACCGGCTCGCCGGTGATCATCGACTCGTCGACGAAGGAGGCGCCCTCGACCAACTCGCCATCGACCGCCACCTTCTCCCCCGGGCGCACCTCGACCACGTCGCCAACCGCGACCTCGCCGATCGGGATCTCCACGGCCTCCGCCCCGCGGCGCACGCGCGCGGTGCGCGGCTGGATGCGCATCAGGCGCCGGATCGCGTCGCTGGTGCGGCCGCGCGCGCGCGCTTCGAGAAGACGCCCGATCAGGATCAGGGTGATGATCACCGCCGCGGCCTCGAAATACACATTGACCGTGCCCGCGGGCAGCACGCCGGGCGCGAACAGTGCCACCACCGAGTAGGCCCACGCCGCCGAGGTGCCCACCGCCACCAGCGCGTTCATGTCGGGCGCGCCGCGCAGCAGCGCCGGCACGCCCTTGCGGAAGAAACGCAGGCCCGGGCCGAACATCACCGCGCTGGTGAGCACGAACTGCAGCAGCCAGCTCTCGCGGTGGCCGATCGTGTCCATGACCCAGTCGTGCATGCCCGGGATCAGGTGCGCACCCATCTCGAGCACGAACACCGGCAGGGTCAGCGCCACCGCGACCCACACCGCGCGCCGCAGCGCGGCCTCCTCGGCCGCCGCCTCCGCCTCGCGCGCCCCTTCGGCGACCTCGGCCGCCGGCGTGGCGCCGAAGCCGGCCTTCTTCACCGCCGCGACCAGGGCCGCGGTCGGCACCTCGCCGGCGATCTCGACATGGGCACGGCGGGCGGCGAGGTTGACATTCGCTGCGACCACACCCGGCACGCGCTGCAGCACCTTCTCGACGCGGCCGACGCACGCGGCGCAGCTCATGCCCTCGATGTCGAGCTCCAGGCTGTCGCGCCGCACCTCGTAGCCAGCCTTCGCCACCGCCTCGACCAGCGCCGTCAGGGGCACCGAGGCGGGCGCGGTCACGGTGGCGGTCTCGGTCGCCAGGTTGACGCTCGCCGCCTGCACGCCCTCGACCTTCATCAGGGCGCGCTCGACGTGGGCCACGCACGAGGCGCAGGTCATGCCGGCGATGTTCAGTGTGCGTAAGGGAATCGCGGGCGCGCTTTTTGTGCTGCTGCTCATGATGCTTCCTGCCTTGGAAATCGCTATGTGCCCACTGTAGACCTTACCAATGTGGGAAGGTCAAGCGGGCGGCAAGCCAGGATGCAGCAAATGTCGAGCGCCCTCGCGCCCGAGCTGCGCCGAACCCGTCACCAGGCTGACGCCCGCATTACATTCCTGTCAGCTTCGTTCGCGCGCGGCCTCGCGGGGCACAATTCCGCCATCGAGATCCATCCGGGAGTACGCACCATGAACCGCCACACAAAATCGCCGCACGGCCCGATGCGCAGCGTGATCGCGAGCGCGCTGCTGGGCCTGGCCGCGCTCGCCACCGTCGGCAGCTTCTCGCCGGCGATCGCCGCCGGCGACGAGGTCGTCATGTACAAGGATCCCAACTGCGGCTGCTGCGGCAAGTGGGCCGAGCACATGCGCACGCATGGCTTCAAGGTCAGGGAAGTCGCCACCACCGAGATGGGCGTGGTCAAGCGCGAGGCGCGCGTGCCGCAGGCGCTGGGCTCCTGCCACACCGCCAAGGTCGGCGGCTACGTGGTCGAAGGCCACGTGCCCGCGGCCGACGTGAAGCGCATGCTCACCGACAAGCCCGCGATCGCGGGCATCTCCGCCCCCGGCATGCCGCAGGGCTCGCCGGGCATGGAAGGCCCTTACCCGGCCGACCGCTACGACGTGGTCAGCTTCGATGGCGAAGGCAAGACCGCGGTGTACGCGCGCCACTGAGCCTGCACGGGCGGGTCGGCGGCGAGGGCTGGCCGGCGCCGGCCGGACCGGCCGGGGCCAGGCCTTCCGCGCGGCCCCTCAAGCATCCGCAGTGTTCGCCGCGCCGCGCGCCGCGCGTTTTTCCGCCCGCCGCACGAAGGCGACTTGACTCTCGCGGGCACGCAGCTGGCCGCAGCCCGCATCCACGTCCTGGCCGGCCGATTGCCGCAGCTTGGTGAGGATGCCGCGACGGTGCAGGCTGCGGGCGATCTCGGCGGCGCGCTCGGCGCTCGGGCGGCGGAAGTCGAGACCATCCACGGCGTTGAAGGGAATCATGTTCATCACCGCGTACTTGCCGGCGAGCAGGCCCACGATGCCGTCGAGCTCCTCCTCGCCGTCATTCACGCCCTCGATCAGCGTCCACTGGTACTGGATCGGGTAGCCGGTCGTGCGCGCCCAGGCTTCGCCGAGCTCGACCAGCTCTGCCGGGTCGATGCGCGGGGCGCGCGGCAGCAGCTGCGTGCGCAGCTCCGCCCTGGTGGTGTGCAGCGACAGCGCGAGCGCGGGCTTGACGCGCATCTGCGGCAGGCGCTCGAACACGCGCAGATCGCCCACGGTCGACAGCACCAGGTTCTTGTGCGGGATCGCGCCCTCGGTGCCGAGCAGCTCGATCGCCTCGACCACCGCGTCGAGGTTGTGTGCGGGCTCGCCCATGCCCATGAACACCACCTTGTGCACCCGGCGCAGCCGGCGCGCCAGCGCGACCTGGGCGACGATCTCGGCACTGCCGAGCTGGCGCAGCAGGCCGTCCTTGCCGGTCATGCAGAACACGCAGCCCACCGCGCAGCCGAGCTGGGTGGACACGCACAGGCCGTCGCGCGGCAGCAGCACGCTCTCCACCGTCTGGCCATCGGCGAGTTCGACCAGCAGCCGGGTGCCGTCCTCCCCCGGGTGCTCCGAGCGCACGCGGGCGAGCCCGTGTAGTTCGGCCTCG
This genomic stretch from Thauera sp. GDN1 harbors:
- the rsxB gene encoding electron transport complex subunit RsxB; this encodes MLTAILVMTGIAVVLGLTLGYAAIRFKVEGDPLVEKIDAILPQTQCGQCGFPGCKPYAQAIANGEAEINQCPPGGEEGIRKLADLLGREFKPLSEEHGVEKPKSVAVIDEQTCIGCTLCIQACPVDAIVGAAKQMHTVVSPLCTGCELCVAPCPVDCISMVAVPETVQTWKWKYPVVEIRKAA
- the rsxC gene encoding electron transport complex subunit RsxC, which codes for MIGRLFRFHGGIKPDAHKNESAGPAIQRAPLPRRLVVPLRQSPRATASCLVEVGQEVLKGERIGEPEGFLGTAVHAPTSGTVVDIARHPMAHPSGLDTECVVIEPDGEERWIEHAPFDYHTASREQALAWLRDCGIVGLGGATFPSHVKLGKGAGIETLILNGAECEPWITCDDRLMRERAADILAGATILRELIGARELVVGIEDNKPEAIAAMKEAAAASPHGVKVVAVPALYPAGGEKQLIRVLTGIEIPYGKLGGDYGVQCFNVGTAHAVYRAIAHGEPLISRIVTLTGNVDNAGNWEVLIGTPVQDLLPLARPRPDTDRTLLGGPMMGFALPRLDVPIVKGSNCLISASPRLFPPAPPEQPCIRCTECAKACPAELQPFELYWFGRSRNFGKAQEYHLFDCIECGCCSYVCPAHIPLVDYFRFAKSEIWAREREKAAADQARDRFEFRNFRQEREKAEKAAKLAAKAAETRAKLAEGVAEAPAAEAAAAEDPKKALIAAALARAKAQKAEVRPQNTDNLSPETQAEIAGIEARRKALEAAAPPAATATTPNADAPAAASDTAATAPGAEPRS
- a CDS encoding RnfABCDGE type electron transport complex subunit D, whose protein sequence is MIHSPYVRKAVSVQRTMGLVLIALLPGIAAYVWQAGPAILVNLALATVAAVLAEALVMSLRKRPIGLAVADLSAVLTAWLVALSLPAIAPWWLTTCAVLVAILAVKHLYGGLGQNPFNPAMVAYCTMIVAFPALMSQWPALDGLGFADQLALILGGTRELDAITAATALDSLRTGLRAAGATVEAVSQGPAFGMLGSRGWEWVAAGYALGGLFLLARGIITWHMPVAFIAALGGLAGVFWLIDPAHYGSPLFHLASGGAMLAAFFIVTDPVSGATTPRGKLLFAAGVGLIVWLIRNFGAYPDGIAFGVLLMNICVPLLDMKTQPRVFGHREAAGGDK
- a CDS encoding RnfABCDGE type electron transport complex subunit G; amino-acid sequence: MSARYSATRTSLRTGAIMVVFTLVFTALMASTYGLTRPAIEASKQESQQRLVDEVLPPASYDNALLDDRVRVDAPATLGMDGGARVWRARKGNEPVALVIEGAATDGYAGRIELVVAIGKDGRLSGVRVTAHKETPGLGDYIDPKKDRRKDQPWIGQFAGATWRDVNTAGWTVRKDGGSFDYRAGATISARAVTRAVGRITAFAAGRLDTLFAAPAGSVLGEES
- a CDS encoding electron transport complex subunit E, with protein sequence MSPQQFREIAWNGLWKQNTGLGQLLGLCPILAISTSTVNAVSLGLATILVMAMSNLAVSSLRNFIPYEIRIPVFILIIAALTTVVDLSFNAFFHDLYLVLGIFIPLIVTNCIVLARVEAFAAKNHPLTSTIDAAMMGLGLVWVLGLLGAMRELIGAGTLFAGIEMIIPGASAINVFGDDYPGFLVAILPPGAFFALGMLIAAFNAINARLAARARRQPPPAPKAPQAAEGQGGTEPVAAG
- the nth gene encoding endonuclease III, whose translation is MKREAIREFFRRLHEADPNPQTELEYASPYQLLVAVVLSAQATDRSVNLATRKLFADAPTPEAMVSLGEEGIAEHIKTIGLFRNKAKNTLALSRLLLERHGGEVPAEREALEALPGVGRKTANVVLNTVFRLPVMAVDTHIFRLANRTGLAPGKDVVEVEKALMRRVPKDYLLDAHHWLILHGRYVCTARRPKCGGCGVRDLCLFRDKTD
- a CDS encoding DUF1841 family protein, producing MFNPSRDQVRSFFIETWRKYLAKEVLTPMETIAADIIALHPEYHALVEDPDAIDRDFPPEAGQANPFLHLSLHLAIEEQLSIDQPPGIRAAFEAACAYRGDRHDAMHDALECLGETLFSAQRNGAPPDGGAYVAALRRRAGLAL
- a CDS encoding aminotransferase class V-fold PLP-dependent enzyme, yielding MPGLLPNVDPDGLLEYSVVYTDRSLNHMSQAFQGVMRELSATLKKVYHAHAVAIVPGSGTFGMEAVARQFATGRKTLVIRNGWFSYRWTQIFEMGNIPAESVVLKARQVRDEAQAPFIPAPIDEVVAAIREHRPDVVFAPHVETSAGMILPDDYLRAVADATHEVGGLFVLDCIASGTIWVDMDATGVDVLVSAPQKGWSASPCCAMVMMSAAARARIDGTTSTSFACDLKKWLQIMEAYEGGAHAYHATMPTDGLVTLRQVMRETEAYGFDKVKEEQLELGRRVRALLEARGFPSVAAAGFQAPGVVVSYTTDDAIKTGAKFAAAGLQVAAGVPLACDERPDYKAFRIGLFGLDKLHQVERSVATLEKALDQVG